The Gossypium hirsutum isolate 1008001.06 chromosome A03, Gossypium_hirsutum_v2.1, whole genome shotgun sequence genome contains the following window.
gGAAGGCTCTGTCTTCACGTCTTTTGACCTCTTCCTGAGAGCCCACCCCCCTCCTGTTTTATATACTTCCATTTTGATTTTCATTTCTCTCTATATTTTCTCTCCATTCAATCACTCCGTTTTCATCGCTCTGGTTTTCGTTTTCTCgttacctttttttctttttctttattctttattcttgtttcttttagtttcctttttctccatttctgaaataattaataaaaaagaaatgaacCCCGAGCCACCCAAAGACGTCGTCGTCGATGATCGGAAAATTAATATTTCCAATGGCGACGTTAACGGAACCGTCGTCAAGCTGGATGATCAACTCGGAGCTGGATTCTCTGATGTGGAAATGAAGAAAATCATTAGTGAAAAGAAGGAAGATTGTAGTTTGAATTCCGTTGAAGTGAATAAAATCGGAGAGTCCAACGCTAAGGAGGTTAATCATCAAATTCAAAGCAACGGTACTAATGGCTATAATAGCTACATGCCAGCCATCAAGGCTCAAGCTCATTTCCCGAAACCTCAGCCACCGCCACAGCCACAGCCCGAATTGGAACGCTCTCAATCCGTATCCCTGGCCGAAAGCATGCCTAGCATAGGGAAGTACATAAAAGATCGAAGCACTACTCTCTCAGCGGCAATCATAAAACGCTTATCGTCGCTAACAGAGGACGGCGAGGATTTCGTCGTGAAAAACGATTCGTTAAACTTGGAGGTGACGGAGATCAAAATCCCGGGTGTCAAAGTCATAGTGAAGCTGAAAAGCGAAGACGAAAGGTTTGATTTAAAAGGTCGAATAACGTTTTTTTCGCGGTCGAATTGTCGTGACTGCACCGCTGTTCGGAAATTCTTCAGAGAAAAAGGGCTACCGTACGTGGAAATAAACATCGACGTGTTCCCCAAAAGAGCCAAGGAGTTGGTGGAAAGAACGGGGAAATCGGAAGTACCCCAGATATTTTTCAACGAGAAGTTATTGGGTGGGTTAGTGACGTTGAATTCGTTGAGAAATAGTGGGGAGTTGGATAAGAGAATGAGGGAATTGTTGAGCCAGAAATGCCCTGACGGAGCTCCTAAAGTACCGGTGTATGGATtcgatgatgatgaagatgaagaagaagaagaagaaaaagatgagttGCTGGGGATTGTGAAGCTTCTGAGACAGAGTTTGCCGATTCAGGACCGTCTGATTAAGATGAAGATCGTCAAGAATTGCTTCGCCGGTGATGATATGTTGGAAGTCATCATTCACCACCTTGACTGCGGCAGAAAAAaggtatttcatttatttttcttttttcaattttggttgcttattaataataatactaggaattaatttaataaatcgcTATACTTggtaataaataatgaaaataagtaacttaTCCTAAAAATCGTGAAataaatggaagaaaaggaaaataaggaAATGGTGGTATTTCTAAAAAATAGATGTGaaagttgaaaaatatttaaaaaaaaaaaaaacacacgcTTCCATTCACAGTGATGAAATATAGGGACCTATAATAATTATTAGCATTTTCTTGACcattaaaaattcgatttaaaataaataaataaatatgatgaATAAAAACTAGGGAAAAAAACCAACACGTTACACGACACTAATGATGGATTGCACGAAGCAAGGGATGATAGCACTAACCCACCATCATTCAtccaaattattaaattttagaaaatctTATTGGAAAGGGATGATATTTATTGATTAACCCAACCTATTAAGCACTAATTATGGTAGATTAGCTGCAAACCTTAAGTTGTACTTATAGGCTTATATTGTATATACCAATTCTCTCATTATTGGGCTATTATATATGTCACGTGTGTGTTGTTTGTGACTATTTGTATGATTACAAAGCAAAATGATTTGGTACATTAAGACTGTTAAGTCCTAACCAAAGCAAATTTTATCGAATGTATTTTCTTAATGATTACATGCATATAATcttattattaatgaaatattttaattctataagtcgtcacttttttattttataattaaccttttttaaaaaaaaacatgtgttATCCTGTACCAAATACTTTTCTCGAAAAACATTTGTCTTTTAAGAATTTGAAGAAGACAATAAACGGAGATGGGTCTGGTGTggattatattgattaaaaaaacTGCTACATCTTTTTATTGTTGTAATTCAGAGAATTATGATTATGGAAAAAAAGGTTGTTTTGACTTGAAGGGTACATTATTTTATTGCTACCATGAATAGAGTCATACCATACCATGATGAATAAAATAAAGTTCACGGAAACAAAGAAAGTGATTTCTTAAAAGTTGATAAAAAATCCGACATGTAAAATGTTTTGTTGTTAACTGACATGAACATCTTTACTGTTGAAATTGCACCAACATTAAACACTCAAATTACTCTTACgtgttttattttccttattttataggGAATTGAAACTGGAAGGCAGCTGGTCCAGAAGCATTTCATCAAACATGTTTTCGGGTACAAACATTCTCTCCCACACTGTTTCCAATTTATTCTAGTCGACATCTAATCATACTCGTGCTTTTCTATATGATACCATTGTTGGTGCAGGGAAAATGATTTTGAAGAAGGAAGACATTTTTATCGTTTCCTTGAGCATGAGCCTTTCATTACAGCATGCTTCAACTTTCGGATCTCAATCAACGATAGTGAGCCCAAATCCCCATCTTTTCTAGCCGACAAGCTTGCCAGGTTGATGACCGCCATACTCGAAGCATACGCATCAGATGACAGGCATCATGTTGACTATTACAGGATCAGGAAGAGTGAAGAATTCCgcaggttttttttttccttatttcctCCTCTTTCAATTCATTAACAACTCCAATAGATTAAGCATGTAATCCGGTTTTCTAAGCCTTGATTTGATGCAGGTACTTAAATTTGACACGAGATCTGCAAAGGGTGGATCTTCGATTATTAAGTCCAGACGAGAGACTAGCCTTCTTCTTGAACTTATATAATGCCATGGCCATCCATGCTGTAATTACCATTGGACATCCTGAAGGAATACTTGATAGAAGAGCTTTTTTCGGTGATTTCCAATATGTAATTGGGGGCTACCCTTACAGCCTCAGCGTTATACAGAACGGAATCCTTAGAAACAATCGAAAGTCACCTTATTCCTTGGTCAGGCCTTTTGGCAATGGAGACAGGCGCTTAAAGGTAACCCCGGCCCCAACTTCATCAATTGTCTTCGCTCTACAGCCTCGTTTTTAACtggtttctttttcttcttaaaatGATAGTTTGCTCCAGCTAAAGTTAATCCATTGATCCATTTTGGACTATGCAATGGAACAAGGTCAAGCCCCACCGTTAGGTTTTTCACTGCTCAGGGTGTTGAAGGTGAGCTAAGAGGTGCTGCAAGGGAGTACTTCCAGAATGGAGCCATAGAGATCAATCTGGACAAGAGAACTGTTTCTTTAACTAGGATCATCAAGTGGTAAGTTTTCAGTACATACTAATGCCAATTTATGAGTAAGTAAATTTGAAACTGAGAGAGAAAAGGATGGCCTTGACGCAtgcattgtttttctttttgggggTTACCTTGAAACAGGTTTAGTGCAGATTTTGGACAAGAGAAAGATGTGCTGAGGTGGGTGATGAATTACCTGGATACAACCAGGGCGGGGCTTTTGACGCATCTTTTGTCTGATGGAGGCCCTATTCACTTCGTGTATCAAGATTATGATTGGGCTGGTAATTTATGAACCTCCCAAACTTTTTTCAgaagtaaaaaatttatttttgggatGGAATGAAAATTCATTGAAACAAAACAATAGGACGAAGCTGCAATTATAATGGGCAGGAAGAATGAGTTTTTTTGTTTTGTAAATATAGATATTTATAATATCTCAGTTTCAGAGGTTAAATGAGGAACTAGGCTCCAGCCTTTCAGCAAAGGCATTAAAGTTAGGAATTATAGATACAGATTTTATATGAATTCAAACAATGTGTTTGGTAGGTGGGAAAACTTGCTTGTCTTgtcctttatttgttttttaatccTATAGATGGTATGGTGGTGAAAATGAAAcatttgaaagttgaaaatcgttGAAGTGAAACAGTGACGTGTCAATCATTGTTGTCAGCCTATCATGTTTACGGGTATCATAAAGATGATTCATTAATTAAGGTGACATTAATCCATAATTTTTTTCGgttaaaagttaaaagaataaaaGGGTAATTAAGTTTTTGGGTAACCAATTGGTCacctaattttatattttgattatctAAAAATGAAATCCTCacaatttcattatatattttttaaaacacttttattttagttaCACATAATAGTTGATTATGTATACcatatcatatttacactttcattttagtcacttaattttttaaattgttttcattttaattactcaaaaaataattttttaaaagattgatcGAGATGAAAAGACATGGATCAAAATGCAAAAGAGGTAAAAAAAACATCCCTTTGAAACCTTCCTTCCTTGGATAGTTACTGAAGGAAGAAAGTTTCCAAACTTTCATAGCAAATGGCAGAAAAATAGAATATGTTACATCGATTTGATCTCTTCACATCTCTGGCAAAGCCACACATCATCCTTTGCCTAAGTCCCCTTCCCAGTTTGAATCTTTCCCTATTAGCTTCGTTGATCAAGATAGAAATCTTCAGTTCTTCCATCTTCATTTGGGTTAAAACCCCATTTCGAATAAGCTTATTTTCCTCGACAATCCTTCAGCTTCACTTTCTAACATTTCTCCTCGTCATGTTGTTCCATTGGGATAGCTCTCCTAGTTTCCTCCATTTTATATGAGAATTAACCCCGAACTCCCCACTACCGTTAAAGGACCATCCCTCCATGACAGCATCTTTACGCTCATCATTGACAAGCCACTCCGACCTAAATTTAAAGGACTTCCAATTTTGTTTATCCCTCTTCTCAAGGCAAAGAAAGAGAGGCTTATGATCAGACCCAATAGCAATGTCAGAAGATGCTAAACAGTTCGGGAACCAATTACACCATCGAGCATTACATAGGATTCTGTCGATTTTCTCTGACGAATCCTTTATTGTCCCTATTGTTGGCCCAAGTAAACTCCCCTCCCTGAACCGGTAGATCAAACAAATTACATCCAGAGATAAATTTATTAAACTCCCAAGCTCTTGACACATCAATCGGATTACCTCCTTGCTTTTCATAGTTAAAACGTACGTCGTTAAAATCTCCTATACAGCACCATGCTTTATTGCACCAGTGATTAAGCTTTTTAATAGCTTCCCAAACTTCCAATTTACCCTTAACATAGGGATGTCCGTACACAAAGGAACCTTTTTCCGTTTCAACAGTTGTATCAAAGAAATTCTTAGTAGCTACATAGACATGCAGATTCACATTTTATCGCCACCACAAAGAGAGACCTCCTGCAGTCCCCGTTGGATCAACATACTTTGAGTAAACATAGCCCAATCTGTTCCTGAGTTTTTCCAGTTTTGAGCCCCTCTGTTTAGTCTCACTAAGAAATATAATGTCGGGATTATGTTTTTGATAAACATCCCTTAAAGCCCTAACAGAGTGTTGTTGGCCTAAACCTCTACAGTTCCAAGCCACAATATTCATAATAAGCAAACAATAATGCAAAGAAAACCAATCATAAAGCAACAATCCATCAACCCTGAGTCATCTTTCAATGAAGAAGTGAAATAACCAAACCAAAATCAAATCATAGAAAAAGAAAGAGCAACAATAAAAGTGGATCCAAGGGAAGACTTGAACCTGACAGAAAAGCTGAAAAAGGAGCTCACTGAAGAGAAGACCCCTCACAACAGAAACAACCAAAAAAGCTCCCAAACCGAGCCAATCGAAGAATCCAGTGAGACCCAACTCTCAGAACCCCACCAgcaatgaaaagaaagaaacaccAGCAGCCTGAAAACCCCAGCTGAAAGGAAGCAACTAGCAGCGAGCAAACACAGAAAAAAGAATTTCCGGAGGGAACCCAAACGCTCCGACAAAATCCCGAGATAAAACGGAGAAAAACCAGCGAACAAGAGTTGAATCGAGACAGCGCCGAGAAGGACCTTTTCTCGCACTTCGGCTTCAAGAACCATAGATCAAACAAGAAATTTCGACAGAAACCCACAAGTTTCGACGAAATCTTGAGACAAACAGAGAAAAATGGGCGATCACTATTTATTTGCTCTTTTTGTATGTGGCGGGAGATATTGTAGGGAAAACCTTTTTCTTACTA
Protein-coding sequences here:
- the LOC107886352 gene encoding uncharacterized protein; this encodes MNPEPPKDVVVDDRKINISNGDVNGTVVKLDDQLGAGFSDVEMKKIISEKKEDCSLNSVEVNKIGESNAKEVNHQIQSNGTNGYNSYMPAIKAQAHFPKPQPPPQPQPELERSQSVSLAESMPSIGKYIKDRSTTLSAAIIKRLSSLTEDGEDFVVKNDSLNLEVTEIKIPGVKVIVKLKSEDERFDLKGRITFFSRSNCRDCTAVRKFFREKGLPYVEINIDVFPKRAKELVERTGKSEVPQIFFNEKLLGGLVTLNSLRNSGELDKRMRELLSQKCPDGAPKVPVYGFDDDEDEEEEEEKDELLGIVKLLRQSLPIQDRLIKMKIVKNCFAGDDMLEVIIHHLDCGRKKGIETGRQLVQKHFIKHVFGENDFEEGRHFYRFLEHEPFITACFNFRISINDSEPKSPSFLADKLARLMTAILEAYASDDRHHVDYYRIRKSEEFRRYLNLTRDLQRVDLRLLSPDERLAFFLNLYNAMAIHAVITIGHPEGILDRRAFFGDFQYVIGGYPYSLSVIQNGILRNNRKSPYSLVRPFGNGDRRLKFAPAKVNPLIHFGLCNGTRSSPTVRFFTAQGVEGELRGAAREYFQNGAIEINLDKRTVSLTRIIKWFSADFGQEKDVLRWVMNYLDTTRAGLLTHLLSDGGPIHFVYQDYDWAGNL